In the Arachis stenosperma cultivar V10309 chromosome 8, arast.V10309.gnm1.PFL2, whole genome shotgun sequence genome, ATCCgttatatatatctaatttTATAGGTAAATTGTCACGTGACATCTCTTTAgtatatctaaattaaaaatattttccgTTATTTTACTCCAACTGCAAATACCTTCCACTCTTTTATTCCAATTGCAAATCTATTATCTATCATCTATCatttatctattatatattatatctcTAATTTTACAACTAAAATGTACTACATGTTATTTTCTCATTACAATTagaatcaaatttttttctttaaaattaaagaattttcATATTCTCCTTATTAATTTTACAACGAAAATGTGTCACATATCACTCTGtcattgtaattgaaattaaatctttttttctaaaattaaaaaaattctttcctccttcttactaattttacaaccaaaatatatcacatgtcactttctcattacaattgaaatcaaatctttcattccaaaattaaagagttctcCCCTCCTCCCTCTTTCTTTATCTATTTCTCTCATTTCTTCAACCActctatctattttatatattattatcaatatcaatgactaattactaatttgacaatcaaaatgtgcaacatgacattctttaattgtattaaaattaaaattaaaatattaaaattaaaattgaaatatacctatattatgtttcatatattactatctaatttaataatcaaatatgtCATATGACactctctttttaaaattgaaagaaaatatttttttttcaaaattaataaactccctTCCTAAATTAACAAACTCTCACTCTTACTCTCACtctcattcttcatctttatctttctctctcttttctctcattctctattttttctatctttctcttctatagaaaacaaaattaacgaaataatataatttaaataaaagataatattattattgttattatatacatagttttttagttttttatttagttttaaattttcacCGCTTATctttctaatatatatttttatttctcttctttcaaatatttattgCATATAATTTGgagaaaataataatgatataattaaaagttagaatcaagattaaattattttaaaaaacttaattttgagttaattttataactatcagtataattttttatactaatatctaattatatttttatatacaaagggagaaaaatattatatttttaaatagcaagtataaaaattaattacttctATTTGTATAACAGACTTAACAGTTAACAcctaattaaatgtaaaagtatacatgttaaattattttaaattttagataacgaatgttaaaattaattattaataacaaattagactttttcatataaaaataataattagaattcttattatttaattttttatgtacagATACTTTGGTATTCTTAGGCAGAGACTTTTGTCAACTTACgactttttttttgtaaaaatagtTTGATCTTATAAATTTGTTGTACTATGCATAATTTATACTGTCAAAACAAAGTAGACcgtagttttaaaaaatttatattcccGTAATGTTATTACGGATAAAAATACtagtttatataaaatttaatcataTTAAGTATAcacaatataaaatattttaattattttatataatatttttaaaatatttttatgtgaaataattcaaaaatattatatatatatatatataaattaatcattaaaattaattattatgtatttatttataaatatatgtgttgtttaatttatttttaatatatattttatattaataatttagtTTAGTGTGCagtttatataattaaaaataatctaaaaattattagataattagatacatgtaactaaattatttaatataatatttattaatatgttatttatgttttttacataaaaacatAAAGATCTTTACATAACTAATAACCATATTATAATTCTCAATTATTTTCCCCTAAGGCGATGGGTTTTATAAACAAAACAGGCAGCGAGATCGATGCATTGTATTTGAGTCTGTGTGCTGCCTGCCTCTGTTTTAAACCCAAAATACATGgaattatttattattcatgATTGGCATGATTCCAAGTAACAATAACACTTATCGTTATCCTAGTAGTACTAGGTAGGATCAGCATCATCAGCATAGGATATGAGTATCCAAAAACTTTTGAAGGTGACTCACCCTCTCcactcatcatcaccatcatcatcagtTAAGATTTGCTAAAGGGATAAGAATAAACAAGAAAATCCACGAGGACGTTCCGCTAAATATAAAAAGCATTCTGTTACTAGTGTGATTTATCGAGTTTTCTGTTATCATCACACACATTACAATTACAAGGAAATTAGCAACAATGGGTTCTCTTATGGCAGGATGGAACTCTCCCACCTTGGATCCTAAGTTAGGTGGGTAATATCAAGTCATAATAATGATAGTAGTCCTTGTTTAATTTTTCCAACTATGTTATGACTTCTGATCATAATGTTTTCATTGATGCAGAGAAACGTAGGAGGAATAAATCGCTGACGAAAGAAGAAATCGCTGCTTTTTGgagaacaaaaaagaagatAGAGGAAGAACATGTCCAGTCTGTTCTTAGGGTGAAGGAGTCCATAGATAAGGATGATGTAACAAGCTTGGACTTGGAACACCATATCAACAAAATTGACTCTGGCTGGTATATATTATGTTTAACCTAATCATCCATTGCCCGCATAATAATAATATGGTATGAAATTCATATATTTTGGAAAATGATTGCAGGTGGACCAAGAGCAGCTGGGCATTTCTGAATCAACCACCAGAAACGGAACCTACCTCCAAGAATAAGTATGCGTCGCAGTTTCGCGTGGCCAACTTCGGATCATCAAGTGGAATTAGTGCTTGATATATAAACTATACTTTATTTCCATACAAATACTAGTAGTGTATATAGTTATGCCTCATGTTTTGGTTCCTGTTTGGCGAGTAATCATGCCGCCGAACAACTCTGTTTTCATGGTTCTTTTTCAACTTTGAACTTTTGAAGCGTTCCAATGTAAATGTTCCATAATGCAAAATTCCAAAATTG is a window encoding:
- the LOC130943306 gene encoding uncharacterized protein LOC130943306, translating into MGSLMAGWNSPTLDPKLEKRRRNKSLTKEEIAAFWRTKKKIEEEHVQSVLRVKESIDKDDVTSLDLEHHINKIDSGWWTKSSWAFLNQPPETEPTSKNKYASQFRVANFGSSSGISA